A DNA window from Castanea sativa cultivar Marrone di Chiusa Pesio chromosome 7, ASM4071231v1 contains the following coding sequences:
- the LOC142643577 gene encoding actin-like produces MDFDENRPIVCDSGTGSVKAGFAGNDAPCVLFPSIIGRPRNRHAMIGIGQKAIYFGDEAQARRGILSLSYPIEHGIVRDWEAMERLWEHTFDKELRVNIEEHPILLTEAPLNPKTNREKMVEIMFEAFSIPATFIAIQAVLSLYASGRTTGMVMDSGEGVTHAVPIYEGYALPHAIQRLDLAGKDLTDYLTKILAEEGYIFTTSAEREIVRDIKEKLSYVAMDFEKELGVSKESSELEKLYELPDGQVITIGAGRFKCPEVLFDPSIVGMESSGVHEIVLRSIRRCDMDIRREMFGNLVLSGGTTMIPGLADRLAKELSSLAPPGVRVRVVAPPERKYSVWIGGSILASLSTFQQMWITKEDYMESGSSIVHMKCF; encoded by the exons ATGGATTTTGATGAAAATCGTCCAATCGTTTGTGACAGTGGAACCGGCTCTGTCAAG GCTGGGTTTGCTGGCAATGATGCTCCATGTGTACTTTTTCCTAGCATAATAGGTCGGCCAAGAAACAGGCATGCAATGATTGGCATTGGACAGAAGGCTATCTACTTTGGAGATGAAGCACAAGCAAGGCGTGGGATCCTCAGTTTAAGCTATCCCATTGAGCATGGAATAGTGAGAGATTGGGAAGCTATGGAGAGACTTTGGGAGCATACATTTGACAAGGAGCTCAGAGTCAACATAGAAGAACACCCCATCCTCTTAACGGAAGCCCCTTTGAATCCCAAAACCAACAGAGAGAAAATGGTAGAAATCATGTTTGAAGCCTTTTCAATCCCAGCCACTTTCATAGCCATTCAAGCTGTGCTGTCCTTGTATGCCAGTGGACGAACCACAG GAATGGTAATGGATTCTGGAGAAGGAGTGACACATGCAGTCCCAATCTATGAGGGTTATGCACTTCCACATGCCATCCAGAGGCTTGATTTAGCTGGCAAAGACCTCACAGACTACCTCACCAAGATCCTAGCAGAAGAAGGCTACATATTCACAACATCAGCAGAAAGAGAGATTGTCAGGGATATAAAGGAGAAACTTTCTTATGTTGCAATGGATTTTGAGAAAGAACTTGGCGTGTCAAAGGAGAGCTCTGAGCTGGAGAAGCTATATGAATTGCCTGATGGGCAAGTTATAACAATTGGAGCAGGGCGGTTCAAGTGCCCAGAAGTCCTGTTTGATCCAAGTATAGTGGGAATGGAGTCCAGTGGTGTCCATGAGATTGTGCTGAGGTCAATCAGAAGGTGTGATATGGACATCAGGAGAGAGATGTTTGGTAATTTGGTGCTTAGTGGGGGCACCACTATGATACCAGGCCTTGCTGATAGGTTGGCTAAGGAGCTGAGCTCACTGGCACCTCCTGGGGTAAGAGTGAGAGTGGTTGCACCCCCAGAAAGAAAGTACAGTGTTTGGATTGGTGGCTCCATTCTGGCTTCATTAAGCACTTTTCAGCAG ATGTGGATAACTAAGGAAGACTACATGGAGTCAGGTTCTTCTATTGTCCACATGAAATGTTTCTGA
- the LOC142642348 gene encoding uncharacterized protein LOC142642348 encodes MYRTATKRLLLLRAPSGSNINIKARLRFPYLLPHHQNIDNNTCRFSSTSEIPQYSTNQTFNPNPNQHSTSTSTAEEARPQETQRKRRYVEYEDEQARVLQASLPHVVRLGWTEAAMIAGARAVGVSPSIIGSFPRKEAALVEFFMDDCLQRLIDRIDSGEELKSMIPSDHISTLIRFRLEMQAPYISKWPQALSIQAQPLNVPTSFKQRAMLVDEIWHAVGDEASDIDWYVKRTVLGGIYSTTEIYMLTDSSPDFRDTWSFLNDRVKDAFDLKKTIQEAQYLAEAVGAGMGSSLQGFVKRAFGG; translated from the exons ATGTACCGAACGGCGACGAAGCGTCTGCTCCTCCTCCGTGCACCTTCGGGTAGCAATATCAATATCAAAGCCCGTCTCCGTTTCCCTTAtcttcttcctcatcatcaAAATATTGATAATAACACTTGTCGTTTCTCTTCCACCTCTGAAATTCCTCAATATTCCACTAACCAGACCTTTaatccaaacccaaatcaaCACTCTACGTCAACTTCAACGGCCGAGGAAGCTCGACCCCAAGAGACTCAGAGGAAACGGCGGTACGTCGAGTACGAAGACGAGCAAGCTCGAGTGCTTCAGGCCTCGCTTCCCCACGTG GTGAGGTTGGGATGGACTGAAGCGGCTATGATTGCTGGTGCCAGGGCAGTTGGTGTTTCTCCTTCTATCATTGGTTCTTTCCCAAGGAAAGAAGCCGCTCTCGTCGAG tttttcatGGATGATTGCTTGCAAAGGCTCATTGATAGAATTGACTCTGGAGAGGAATTAAAAAGCATGATACCTAGTGATCACATCTCCACACTTATTAGGTTTCGCCTGGAAATGCAAGCTCCATACATCTCAAAATGGCCTCAAGCTCTTAGCATCCAG GCACAACCATTGAATGTTCCGACAAGTTTTAAGCAGAGGGCAATGCTTGTAGATGAGATCTGGCATGCTGTCGGTGATGAGGCCTCTGATATTGATTGGTATGTAAAGCGTACTGTTCTTGGGGGAATATACTCAACAACCGAGATATACATGCTGACTGATAGTTCCCCAG ATTTTCGTGATACATGGTCTTTCTTGAATGATCGTGTGAAAGATGCTTTTGATCTGAAGAAGACCATCCAAGAG GCTCAGTATTTGGCAGAAGCTGTTGGTGCTGGAATGGGGAGCTCTTTGCAAGGATTTGTTAAGAGAGCTTTTGGAGGATGA
- the LOC142642279 gene encoding pollen receptor-like kinase 3 yields the protein MQLTPHTQHDTLPSQTQTQTQTQQQNEKRYTKQKKLRAEPHISPLSSEQRLVSTGTCLISRPAMAAVRVLLLFLLLLHLPPLSFSLSENEALLKLKQSFTHADKLSSWLPDSSPCSAKWVGIICFNGIVTGLHLTGLDISGKIDIEALNALHGLRTISLINNSFSGPIPDFHRVGALKSLLLTGNQFSGEIPKDFFTHITSLKKFWISYNQFNGTIPESVTQLSHLIELHLEHNHFSGPIPPMNIPTLKQLDLSNNKLEGEIPESLSIFSVDTFKGNEGLCGKPLDKVCIGNNNNNNDTNTNVSNQVPPQKKTNNLVVIVVVGIAVLVFVTFAYFTCKQRSEEEDHFGVLGREKVPDSVSVVEVHVPSSTSHRSRASETSRKGSSRKGSTHGKNGMSDLVMLNDDRGAFGLQDLMRAAAEVLGNGGLGSAYKAVMATGLSVVVKRLREMNRLQKDGFDAEMRRFGRLRHRNILTPLAYHFRREEKLLVSEYIPKGSLLYVLHGDRGISHAELNWPIRLKIIQGMARGMGFLHNEFSSYELPHGNLKSSNVLLGDDYEPLLSDYGFHPLINTPNAVQSMFAYKAPEFIHYQEVSPKSDVYCLGIVILEILTGKFPSQYLSNGKGGIDVVQWVLTSMYERREDELIDPELLSYTNSRNQIMQLLRIGAACTESNPEQRLDMREAIRRIEEVQI from the exons ATGCAACTCACACCTCACACCCAACATGACACACTTCcctcccaaacccaaacccaaactcaaactcaacaaCAGAACGAAAAAAGgtacaccaaacaaaaaaaactcagaGCAGAACCTCACATTAGTCCTCTCTCCTCCGAACAGCGGCTGGTTTCTACCGGGACTTGCCTCATTTCCAGGCCAGCAATGGCCGCTGTTCGTGTTCTCCTTCTCTTCCTTCTCCTCCTCCACCTccctcctctctctttttccttatcCGAAAACGAGGCTCTTCTCAAGCTCAAACAATCCTTCACCCATGCAGACAAGTTAAGTTCATGGCTTCCTGACTCCTCTCCTTGCTCAGCCAAGTGGGTTGGAATTATTTGCTTTAATGGCATTGTCACAGGCCTTCATCTCACAGGTTTAGACATCTCCGGGAAGATAGACATTGAAGCTTTAAATGCACTTCATGGCCTTCGAACTATCAGTTTGATTAACAACTCCTTCTCAGGTCCAATCCCTGATTTTCACAGGGTTGGTGCTTTGAAGTCTCTCTTATTAACAGGAAACCAGTTCTCCGGTGAAATACCGAAAGATTTCTTTACACATATTACTTCTTTGAAGAAGTTTTGGATTTCTTATAACCAATTCAATGGTACCATACCTGAATCTGTGACACAACTATCCCATCTCATAGAACTCCACCTTGAGCACAACCATTTTTCAGGACCTATCCCTCCTATGAAtatacctaccttgaaacaacTCGATTTGTCCAATAACAAGTTGGAAGGTGAAATCCCTGAGAGCTTGTCCATTTTTAGTGTGGACACGTTTAAAGGAAATGAAGGCCTCTGTGGGAAGCCGCTGGACAAGGTTTGCATaggcaataataataataataatgatactAATACTAATGTTTCTAATCAAGTACCACCTCAAAAAAAGACCAACAACTTGGTGGTGATTGTGGTGGTTGGCATTGCAGTGCTTGTTTTTGTCACATTTGCATATTTCACTTGCAAGCAGCGCAGTGAGGAGGAGGACCACTTTGGTGTGCTCGGTAGAGAAAAAGTGCCAGACTCTGTCTCTGTGGTTGAAGTGCATGTGCCAAGTTCTACTTCTCACCGCAGCAGGGCATCAGAGACGAGCCGGAAAGGCAGCTCGAGAAAGGGTTCAACCCATGGAAAGAATGGGATGTCTGATCTTGTAATGCTGAATGATGACAGGGGTGCATTTGGGTTGCAGGATTTGATGAGGGCCGCGGCGGAGGTGTTAGGGAATGGCGGGTTGGGGTCTGCCTATAAGGCTGTGATGGCCACTGGGTTGTCCGTGGTGGTGAAGAGGTTGAGGGAGATGAATAGATTACAGAAAGACGGGTTTGATGCCGAGATGAGGCGGTTTGGAAGACTAAGGCACCGGAATATCTTGACGCCTTTGGCTTACCATTTTCGAAGAGAGGAGAAGCTGTTGGTGTCTGAATACATTCCTAAAGGCAGCCTGTTGTATGTCTTACATG GTGATCGTGGAATTTCTCATGCTGAGCTGAATTGGCCTATTCGTCTGAAGATTATCCAGGGAATGGCACGTGGAATGGGGTTCCTCCATAATGAATTTTCTTCTTATGAGTTGCCTCATGGAAATCTCAAGTCCAGCAATGTTCTTCTAGGTGATGATTATGAGCCACTCCTAAGTGACTATGGCTTTCATCCACTAATCAACACACCCAATGCCGTGCAATCAATGTTTGCCTATAAAGCCCCTGAATTCATACACTACCAAGAAGTCTCTCCCAAGTCAGATGTTTATTGCCTTGGAATTGTCATTCTTGAAATCCTTACTGGCAAATTCCCCTCTCAATATCTTAGCAATGGCAAGGGTGGGATTGATGTTGTGCAATGGGTTCTAACCTCAATGTATGAAAGGAGAGAGGATGAATTGATCGATCCGGAGCTATTGAGCTATACTAATTCGCGCAATCAGATTATGCAACTCCTCCGAATTGGGGCTGCTTGCACTGAAAGTAATCCTGAGCAACGGCTCGACATGAGGGAAGCCATTAGGAGGATAGAAGAGGTACAAATTTAA
- the LOC142642489 gene encoding photosystem I chlorophyll a/b-binding protein 6, chloroplastic encodes MALAIASTALSSLPTRELHKKISLGKFTTCLPGRRTSHLDAKKGVSSVCEPLPPDRPLWFPGSSPPEWLDGSLPGDFGFDPLGLGSDPESLKWFAQAELMHGRWAMLAVAGILIPEWLGRIGFIDKFSWYDAGAREYFTDKTTLFVVQLALMGWVEGRRWADMINPGCVDIEPKVPHKKNPKPDVGYPGGFWFDFMMWGRGSPEPVMVLRTKEIKNGRLAMLAFVGFWFQAIYTGQSPIDNLMCHVADPGHCNIFSAFTLR; translated from the exons ATGGCACTAGCCATTGCTTCTACTGCATTGTCAAGCCTCCCAACAAg ggaattgcataaaaaaatttctctaggAAAATTCACAACTTGCTTACCTGGGAGGAGAACTAGCCATTTAGATGCAAAAAAAGGAGTATCAAGTGTATGTGAACCACTTCCTCCGGATAGGCCATTGTGGTTCCCTGGCAGTTCACCTCCTGAGTGGCTTGATGGCAG TCTTCCTGGCGATTTTGGCTTCGACCCACTTGGATTAG GGTCTGATCCAGAGTCACTTAAATGGTTTGCACAAGCGGAGCTAATGCATGGCAGATGGGCAATGCTTGCAGTGGCTGGAATTCTGATTCCAGAATGGCTTGGAAGAATAGGTTTCATTGATAAATTTTCATGGTATGATGCTGGTGCTAGAGAATACTTTACAGACAAAACAACCTTGTTTGTGGTGCAATTAGCCTTGATGGGTTGGGTAGAGGGAAGAAGATGGGCTGATATGATAAACCCAGGGTGTGTTGACATTGAACCAAAAGTACCACATAAGAAGAACCCAAAGCCTGATGTTGGTTACCCAGGTGGGTTTTGGTTTGACTTCATGATGTGGGGTAGAGGTTCCCCGGAGCCTGTGATGGTGTTGAGGACTAAGGAGATTAAGAATGGGCGTCTTGCTATGCTTGCTTTTGTGGGCTTCTGGTTCCAAGCCATTTATACAGGACAAAGCCCCATTGACAACTTGATGTGTCATGTTGCAGATCCTGGTCACTGCAACATTTTTTCG GCTTTCACGTTACGTTGA